The window GGCAACCGAGCCTTTGCCGTTCGTTCCGGCAATATGAATAAACTGCACATTATCCTGCGGCCGCCCCAGTTCGGCAAGCATGGCATTCATGCTCTCCAAGCCCAATTTCCAGCCGAGGGAAATGCGGCTGTCGAGAAAATTCAGCGCCTCGGAATAGGTCACCCTTTTCAGACTCGATAGATTACCGTGATCGGTTTCGGACAAAGTTAAGGTTTGATGCCGTATTGCTTGAGCTTTTTGTGCAGATTGGCGCGATCCGTCTGTAAAAGCTGGGCTGTGCGGCTGACATTGCCGTTGCATCGCTGGAACGCTTCTTGAATCAGACGCCGCTCAAAGGCTTCGACCTGCAGGCGAAGCGGCAGATCAGACGGAAGCGTCGATTCATGAGTAGAGGAAACAGTGCTGCCGACAAACGGTTTGAGATCGGCGGCATCCACGGTGTCGCCGGGCACCAAAATACTCAATCGCTCGACCAAATTACCCAACTCGCGAATATTTCCCGGCCAATGATAGGACTGCAGCAGCGTCAGCGCTTCGGATGTAAAGCGCTTCGGGCGCTTGCCGCTTTTGGCGGCATAGAGCTGCGAAAAATGGGCGACCAGTTCGGGAATATCCTCGAGTCGTTCGCGCAGCGGCGGAATCTGCAGCAGGATTACGTTTAATCGAAAGAACAGATCCTGACGAAACGTTCCGCGTTCGAGCTCCTTTTTGAGATCCTTGTTGGTGGCGGCAATGATGCGGACATCGAAGCGGATCGGCTGCGTGCTGCCCAGAGGCGTAAATTCGTTTTCCTGCAGCACGCGCAGCAGTTTTGCCTGCGTTTCGAGCGTCATATCGCCGACTTCGTCGAGAAGCAGCGTGCCGCCTTCCGCCGCTTCGATCAGCCCGATTTTGCGTCGGGTCGCGCCGGTAAAAGCGCCTTTTTCATAGCCGAACAATTCGCTTTCGATCAGCTCTCTCGGCAGCGCGGCGCAGTTCAATTGCACAAACCGGCCTTTTCGGCCGCTTTGCCGGTGAATTTCGCGCGCGGCCGGTTCCTTTCCGGAGCCGCTTTCGCCGACGATCAGCACCCGCCCCACCGACGGCGCAATCTGCCGAATCGTCGCGCGCAATCGCTGCA of the candidate division KSB1 bacterium genome contains:
- a CDS encoding sigma-54 dependent transcriptional regulator; translated protein: MRVLVVDDDEGVRSALQWLLEKEGHRVSLCSNGNEALAELQNRAVDVMFCDVVMPEMSGLELLPEALALQPEMTVVMISGQGDIATAVQAVKSGAYDFMEKPLTPDKVLLEMERIAERRRQDAEMKNLYDRLELENAMVGSSPAMQRLRATIRQIAPSVGRVLIVGESGSGKEPAAREIHRQSGRKGRFVQLNCAALPRELIESELFGYEKGAFTGATRRKIGLIEAAEGGTLLLDEVGDMTLETQAKLLRVLQENEFTPLGSTQPIRFDVRIIAATNKDLKKELERGTFRQDLFFRLNVILLQIPPLRERLEDIPELVAHFSQLYAAKSGKRPKRFTSEALTLLQSYHWPGNIRELGNLVERLSILVPGDTVDAADLKPFVGSTVSSTHESTLPSDLPLRLQVEAFERRLIQEAFQRCNGNVSRTAQLLQTDRANLHKKLKQYGIKP